A genomic segment from Cryptococcus tetragattii IND107 chromosome 9, whole genome shotgun sequence encodes:
- a CDS encoding NAD+ synthetase, which translates to MSSYPSYRVKLLLKDPNLRILFSFYTYSRDASCHSSNLVGLQLRQWALDFEGNCERIIRSIAIAKSRGATLRVGPELEIPGYGCLDHFLEGDTMLHSWEVLAKILQSEEAKDIVCDIGMPLEHKNNNYNCRVIIYNGKILLIRPKMWMANDGNYRELRHFTPWHKHRQVENHSLPHMIRTVTGQSYVPFGDAVIATEDTVIGIELCEELFTPASPHILMGLDGVEIFTNSSGSHHELRKLNRRVELIKEATMKLGGIYLYANQQGCDGDRLYYDGACLIAMNGQILAQGTQFSLSEVEVVTATVDLRAVRAHRTTSSRRMQSAQAEAYERVVADTRLDGGEQIKVGFQETKGSMNVGYHTPEEEIALGPACWLWDYLRRSRTQGYFLPLSGGIDSCATAVIVHSMCRLVVEAAANGDEQVIADARRIANEPDDSTYVPKDPREFAGRIFHTCYMGTENSSNETRERAKNLANAIGAYHVDLNMDTAVSAVKGIFSLVTGKTPQFKVHGGTNAENLALQNIQARLRMVVSYMFAQLLPWVRGKNGGLLVLGSANVDESLRGYFTKYDCSSADVNPIGGISKVDLKRFIAWAQVKFDLPILYNFLHAVPTAELIPIGPDNAIQSDEIEMGMTYDELSVFGRLRKVEKCGPFSMFGKLVQEWGSFLSPKEIAEKVKHFFFMYAINRHKMTTITPSVHMESYSPDDNRFDLRPFLYPSRFTYQFRKIDELAGKLPDRAEKPKVDTNEVD; encoded by the exons ATGTCCTCTTACCCATCCTATAGGGTCAAG TTGCTATTAAAAGACCCCAATTTGAGAAtactcttttctttttatACCTATTCCAGAGATGCATCTTGTCACAGTAGCAAC CTGGTAGGTCT TCAACTCCGACAATGGGCCCTGGACTTTGAG GGCAACTGCGAACGTATCATTCGTTCTATTGCCATTGCCAAGTCTCGTGGAGCAACACTTCGAGTGGGACCAGAGCTCGAAATTCCGGGATACGGATGTTTGGATCACTTCCTTGAAG GTGATACCATGCTCCATTCTTGGGAAGTCCTTGCGAAAATCTTGCAGAGCGAAGAGGCCAAGGACATTGTTTGTGATATCGGAAT GCCTCTTGAACACAAGAACAACAATTATAATTGCCGAGTCATCATCTATAACGGCAAGATTCTTTTGATCAGGCCGAAGATGTGGATGGCTAATGACGGGAACTAT CGAGAGCTAAGACACTTCACACCTTGGCACAAGCACAGGCAGGTTGAAAACCACTCTTTGCCGCATATGATCAGGACTGTCACTGGACAG AGCTATGTGCCTTTCGGAGATGCAGTAATAGCTACAGAAGATACAGTCATTGGTATCGAGCTGTGTGAGGAGCTCTTCACCCCTGCCTC ACCCCACATTCTTATGGGCCTTGACGGTGTTGAGATCTTTACCAACTCCTCTGGTAGTCACCACGAGCTTAGAAAGCTCAACCGTCGTGTGGAGCTTATCAAAGAAGCCACCATGAAG CTTGGCGGTATCTACCTCTATGCTAACCAGCAAGGTTGTGACGGTGACCGTCTCTACTATGACGGAGCATGTCTCATTGCCATGAACGGCCAAATCCTCGCCCAAGGCACTCAGTTCTCTCTTTCCGAAGTCGAAGTTGTCACCGCCACCGTTGACCTTCGCGCTGTTCGGGCTCACAGGACAACAAGTAGCAGGAGGATGCAGAGCGCGCAGGCTGAGGCGTATGAGAGAGTTGTAGCGGACACCAGACTCGATGGTGGTGAGCAGATCAAGGTGGGCTTTCAGGAGACTAAGGGTAGCATGAATGTGGGCTATCACACCccggaagaggagattgc ACTTGGTCCTGCATGCTGGCTCTGGGACTACCTTCGCCGATCTCGTACTCAAGGTtacttcctccctctcagTGGAGGTATCGACAGTTGTGCCACGGCCGTCATCGTACACTCTATGTGTCGTTTGGTCGTAGAGGCTGCTGCAAATGGAG ACGAGCAGGTTATCGCTGACGCTCGACGAATCGCAAATGAGCCTGACGACAGCACCTACGTTCCCAAGGACCCTCGTGAATTCGCCGGCAGGATCTTCCACACTTGCTACATGGGCACGGAGAATTCTAGTAATGAGACTCGAGAAAGAGCCAAAAATTTAGCAAACGCTATCGGCGC GTACCACGTTGATTTGAACATGGACACGGCTGTGAGTGCCGTCAAGGGTATCTTCAGCCTGGTGACCGGCAAGACTCCTCAATTCAAAGTGCATGGTGGAACCAATGCCGAGAATTTGGCACTGCAAAACATTCAG GCACGATTGCGAATGGTTGTTAGCTACATGTTTGCCCAACTTCTCCCATGGGTTAGGGGTAAGAACGGTGGCCTCTTGGTTTTGGGCAGTGCCAACGTCGATGAGAGTCTGCGAGGCTATTTCACTAAATACGA CTGCTCAAGTGCCGATGTCAACCCTATCGGTGGTATCAGTAAGGTCGACCTCAAGAGGTTCATCGCCTGGGCCCAAGTCAAGTTTGacctccccatcctctaCAA CTTCCTCCATGCTGTCCCCACTGCTGAGCTTATTCCCATCGGCCCTGATAACGCTATCCAATCTGACGAAATTGAAATGGGCATGACTTATGATGAGCTTTCGGTATTTGGTCGTTTGCgaaaagtggagaagtGCGGACCGTTCAGCATGTTTGGCAAGTTGGTGCAGGAATGGGGAAGTTTCTTGTCCCCGAAAGAGATTGCGGAGAAGGTCAagcacttcttcttcatgtaTGCCATCAACAGGCATAAAAT GACGACAATCACTCCTTCAGTGCACATG GAGTCATACAGTCCCGACGATAACCGCTTTGACCTTCGACCATTCTTGTATCCCTCTCGATTCACTTATCAGTTCAGGAAGATTGATGAACTTGCTGGAAAGTTGCCTGATAGAGCCGAGAAGCCCAAGGTTGACACGAATGAAGTTGATTAA
- a CDS encoding mitochondrial distribution and morphology protein 12, with product MSLDINWSLLSEPDESTAEHLSESLINLLNTQLAEAHRPSFIGPITVTSFDFGKAGPELEIKDIRDVWRVFDQGDDEGDFAEEEKKREKEREERDRLANEALKSSLDGEKYELVDQYSPTEGTSSFEYQPEYDMQEQHNDDYRIRGRRPLSYTFGYPHDQLAVHRSSSSRSFIRFPFDQPPLALHIPPTPGLNPSLVSHPVSARFSRRPLSMAASAAPHPTPRHRPIDACSTSPSPPAHPAGLPPKASSSSIPSLQLHLRLSHASDLHLTLLTSLQVNYPSALFMALPLKLSITGFQLDADIVIAYSGEKNRVHFTIVDDESNPAHKDDKQIPLGQRLLSNLQIESEIGHADAHVLRNVGKVERFIVDVVRKTLVDELVFPNFHTVAL from the coding sequence ATGTCCCTAGACATCAACTGGTCGCTCTTGTCTGAGCCAGATGAATCCACCGCCGAACATCTATCAGAGTCTCTAAtcaacctcctcaacaCCCAGCTTGCAGAGGCACACAGGCCGTCGTTTATTGGTCCCATCACCGTTACTTCATTCGACTTTGGAAAGGCGGGACCAGAGCTCGAAATCAAAGACATCCGTGATGTATGGAGAGTCTTTGACCAaggcgatgatgaaggagatttcgcagaggaggagaagaaaagagaaaaagagagagaagagagggacCGATTAGCGAATGAGGCACTGAAAAGTTCACTCGATGGTGAAAAGTACGAGCTCGTCGACCAGTACAGTCCCACCGAGGGAACATCGTCCTTTGAGTACCAACCTGAGTACGACATGCAGGAGCAGCACAATGATGACTATCGAATACGAGGTCGAAGACCGCTATCATATACTTTTGGTTACCCTCACGACCAGCTAGCTGTACATCGctcgtcgtcttctcgGTCCTTTATCCGGTTTCCTTTTGACCAACCTCCACTCGCTCTACACATCCCACCAACTCCTGGTTTGAACCCATCTCTCGTGTCTCATCCCGTTTCAGCCCGTTTCTCTCGCCGACCATTGTCCATGGCTGCAAGTGCTGCCCCCCATCCCACTCCTCGACATAGACCCATCGATGCCTGTTCtacttctccctctccacctgCACACCCAGCTGGTCTTCCCCCAAaagcctcttcatcctcaataccttctcttcaactACATCTCCGTCTATCACATGCGTCCGATTTGCATCTCACTCTCCTCACCTCTTTACAAGTCAACTATCCTTCAGCGCTGTTCATGGCGCTTCCTCTCAAATTATCCATAACAGGATTTCAACTTGACGCAGATATAGTGATAGCTTATAGCGGAGAAAAGAATCGGGTCCATTTCACGATAGTAGATGACGAGTCGAATCCGGCCCATAAGGACGATAAGCAAATCCCTTTAGGGCAGAGATTGCTATCGAACTTGCAGATCGAGTCGGAAATTGGACATGCAGACGCTCATGTCTTGAGAAATGTGGGAAAGGTGGAAAGGTTTATTGTGGATGTGGTGAGAAAGACATTAGTGGATGAACTAGTGTTTCCCAACTTTCATACCGTGGCGTTATAA
- a CDS encoding ribonucleoside-diphosphate reductase subunit M2, with product MAAVETPSKAAASAFANIDLNTTKKASEPTLLSKLQAAAPTKPVVEEVQAAPEEDVEEYRKRFVGDLDCEEKDEPLLKETNARFVLFPIKYHEIWQMYKKAQASFWTAEEINLAPDLHDWENKLNDNERYFIEHVLAFFAASDGIVNENLVERFSAEVQVAEAKSFYGFQIMMENIHAETYSLLIDTYIKDTARRNFLFDAMDTIPCIRKKADWALRWISDKRSCFGERLIAFAAVEGIFFSGSFASIFWLKKRGLMPGLTFSNELISRDEGLHTDFACLLFTHLRRRPHPDTIARIIKEAVAIEQEFLTDALPVSLIGMNAKLMCQYIEFVADRLLVALGNEKIWNSTNPFDFMEMISLQGKANFFESRVSAYSKSGVNQAVGAADHNAIKKGFSLDEDF from the exons ATGGCTGCCGTCGAGACTCCTTCCaaggctgctgcttctgccTTTGCAAACATTGACCTCAACACCACCAAGAAGGCTTCCGAGCCCACTCTTCTGTCCAAGCTCCAGGCTGCTGCTCCTACCAAGCCTGTCGTCGAGGAGGTTCAGGCCGCCCCTGAGGAGGATGTCGAGGAGTACCGTAAGCGATTCGTCGGCGACCTCGACtgcgaggaaaaggacgaGCCTTTGTTGAAGGAGACCAACGCGAGATTTGTCTTGTTCCCCATCAAGTACCATGAG ATCTGGCAAATGTACAAGAAGGCTCAGGCTTCTTTCTGGACTGCCGAGGAGATTAACCTTGCCCCTGATCTTCACGACTGGGAGAACAAGCTCAATGACAATGAGCGATACTTTATTGAGCACGTCCTTGCATTTTTCGCTGCC TCTGACGGTATCGTCAACGAAAACCTTGTTGAGCGATTCTCTGCCGAGGTCCAAGTTGCTGAGGCCAAGTCTTTCTACGGTTTCCAGATCATGAT GGAGAACATTCACGCTGAGACCTACTCTCTTCTTATCGACACCTACATCAAGGACACTGCTCGACGAAATTTCCTTTTCGACGCTATGGACACCATTCCTTGTATCCGAAAGAAGGCCGACTGGGCTCTTCGATGGATCTCTGACAAGCGATCTTGTTTCGGTGAGCGACTCATCGCTTTCGCTGCCGTCGAAggtatcttcttctctggtTCTTTcgcctccatcttctgGCTCAAGAAGCGAGGTCTCATGCCTGGTCTCACCTTCTCTAACGAGCTCATCTCTCGTGATGAGGGTCTCCACACCGACTTTGCctgtctcctcttcacccatcTCCGAAGACGCCCTCACCCCGACACTATTGCCAGGATCATCAAGGAGGCTGTCGCCATTGAACAAGAGTTCTTAACTG ACGCTCTCCCCGTCTCTCTTATCGGTATGAATGCCAAACTCATGTGCCAATACATTGAGTTTGTTGCCGACCGTCTTCTCGTTGCTTTGGGTAACGAGAAGATTTGGAACTCTACCAACCCCTTCGACTTTATGGAGATGATCTCCCTCCAAGGCAAGGCCAACTTTTTCGAGTCTCGAGTCTCTGCATACTCCAAATCTGGTGTCAACCAGGCTGTCGGTGCCGCTGACCACAATGCCATCAAGAAGGGCTTTTCTCTCGACGAAGACTTCTAA